A genomic segment from Caldalkalibacillus thermarum encodes:
- a CDS encoding RsmF rRNA methyltransferase first C-terminal domain-containing protein: MALPPLFKERMQHLLGNEAQAFFQSYEQPRHYGLRINTLKWTVEEALQALPFHLEPVPWAKEGFYFHEADRPAKHPYYHAGLYYIQEPSAMAPGAMIPIEPGDKVLDLCAAPGGKSTQIAARLKGKGVLVSNDISAERVKPLVKNLELFGVRNGIVTNETPERLAAAFGTYFDKIVIDAPCSGEGMFRKNPEMVKSWETHHIEMCTVMQRDILDQAARMLKPGGLMLYSTCTFAPEENEGQIAQFLSRHPHFEVEEISMVPGFQLGRPEWASEEELSESMKQKLRRTVRLWPHHVRGEGHFLALLRKTDGEEKPCREEQAAPLPERTLQNFREFEREVCLKPLEEMLEGRLVTFKQHLYVKPEGLPSLQGLKVVKSGWYLGELKKNRFEPSQALAMGLDSRDVAQTVSFSVEDEALLRYLKGETLNIQGEKGWKLVCVDRFPLGWGKQLHGILKNAYPPAWRWLA, from the coding sequence ATGGCATTGCCTCCATTGTTTAAAGAGCGGATGCAGCACTTATTAGGTAATGAAGCACAAGCGTTTTTTCAATCCTATGAACAACCTCGTCACTATGGTTTGCGCATTAATACGTTAAAGTGGACTGTTGAGGAGGCCCTGCAAGCACTGCCCTTTCACCTTGAACCTGTTCCATGGGCGAAAGAGGGTTTTTATTTTCATGAAGCCGACCGTCCGGCTAAGCATCCCTATTATCATGCAGGGTTGTACTATATTCAGGAGCCAAGTGCCATGGCGCCGGGCGCGATGATCCCGATTGAGCCTGGCGACAAAGTGCTTGATTTGTGCGCAGCTCCCGGCGGCAAGTCAACGCAAATCGCCGCCCGCCTGAAAGGGAAGGGCGTTTTGGTCAGCAATGATATTAGTGCAGAACGTGTGAAACCGCTGGTCAAAAACCTAGAGCTGTTTGGTGTCCGTAACGGGATTGTGACCAATGAGACACCGGAGCGGCTGGCTGCCGCCTTTGGCACCTATTTTGACAAGATCGTGATTGATGCCCCTTGTTCAGGGGAAGGGATGTTCCGCAAAAATCCGGAGATGGTCAAAAGCTGGGAGACTCATCACATCGAAATGTGTACGGTGATGCAAAGGGATATTTTGGACCAGGCTGCGCGCATGCTAAAGCCGGGCGGTTTGATGCTCTATTCCACATGTACTTTTGCCCCGGAAGAGAATGAAGGTCAAATTGCCCAGTTTCTGTCCCGCCATCCCCACTTTGAAGTGGAAGAGATCAGCATGGTCCCCGGTTTTCAACTTGGCCGGCCAGAGTGGGCCAGTGAGGAGGAACTGTCTGAAAGCATGAAGCAAAAGCTAAGGCGGACGGTACGGCTCTGGCCCCATCATGTTCGGGGTGAAGGTCACTTTTTGGCCTTATTGCGCAAAACGGACGGTGAAGAAAAGCCCTGTCGAGAGGAACAAGCAGCACCCCTCCCCGAAAGAACATTACAAAACTTCCGGGAGTTTGAAAGGGAAGTGTGTCTCAAGCCTTTGGAAGAAATGCTGGAGGGAAGATTAGTTACTTTCAAGCAGCACTTATATGTGAAGCCTGAGGGATTGCCTTCCTTGCAAGGACTGAAAGTGGTCAAGTCCGGCTGGTATCTGGGAGAGTTGAAAAAAAACCGCTTTGAACCCAGCCAGGCTTTGGCGATGGGCCTAGACAGCCGTGATGTGGCCCAAACCGTCTCCTTCTCTGTTGAGGACGAAGCCTTGCTGCGTTACTTGAAGGGGGAAACGTTAAACATACAGGGAGAGAAGGGGTGGAAACTGGTCTGTGTCGACCGCTTTCCTCTCGGCTGGGGCAAGCAACTCCACGGTATTTTAAAAAATGCTTATCCGCCAGCCTGGCGCTGGCTGGCCTAG
- a CDS encoding dicarboxylate/amino acid:cation symporter codes for MRLIVKLLAGITGGMLIGLYAPEFFSRVFVTFKIIFGQFIGFIIPLIIVFFIASGISELGKQSGKMLGLTSGLAYSSTLLAGILAYVVAVTVVPLLTGPAGEHGEEGAGLEPLFELTIEPIVGVMTALITAFVFGIGMTRVESPVLKQFFDQGKNIVELLIKRVIIPLLPLYIAGVFVDLAAEGSIFPTLRAFGIVLLLAVLTHWVWLLILYTVSGTLTGRNPFRALKTMLPAYFTAIGTMSSAATIPVTLRQAKENKIKEHVADFAIPLSATIHLSGSTITLVLCSVAVMVLSSGLELPTLGTMLPFIMMLGVIMIAAPGVPGGAVMAALGLLSTMLGFDEAALGLMIALYMAQDSFGTACNVTGDGALALVVDKYSQ; via the coding sequence ATGAGATTAATTGTTAAACTGCTGGCGGGAATTACCGGGGGGATGCTGATTGGTTTGTATGCGCCAGAGTTTTTCTCCAGGGTGTTTGTTACTTTTAAGATCATTTTTGGCCAATTTATTGGCTTTATCATTCCGCTTATCATTGTCTTCTTCATTGCCAGCGGTATATCTGAACTGGGAAAACAATCAGGGAAAATGCTGGGTCTCACGTCAGGACTTGCTTATTCATCTACTTTATTGGCAGGGATTTTGGCTTATGTGGTAGCCGTTACTGTTGTTCCTTTGTTGACAGGCCCTGCAGGAGAGCATGGTGAGGAGGGTGCAGGCCTTGAACCCTTGTTTGAACTGACGATTGAGCCAATTGTAGGGGTCATGACTGCCTTGATCACCGCTTTTGTATTTGGCATTGGCATGACCAGAGTAGAAAGCCCTGTTCTCAAGCAGTTTTTCGATCAAGGAAAAAATATCGTGGAACTGCTGATAAAACGCGTCATTATCCCCCTTCTTCCGCTTTACATTGCCGGGGTATTTGTTGATCTGGCAGCTGAAGGATCCATTTTCCCCACGTTACGGGCCTTCGGCATTGTGTTGCTGCTGGCTGTCCTCACCCACTGGGTGTGGCTGCTGATTCTGTATACAGTGTCAGGCACACTGACTGGCCGGAATCCTTTCCGGGCCCTCAAAACCATGCTTCCAGCTTATTTTACGGCCATTGGAACCATGTCCAGTGCGGCCACGATCCCAGTGACTTTGCGCCAGGCAAAGGAAAACAAAATAAAAGAACATGTGGCTGACTTTGCAATTCCGTTATCTGCCACGATCCATTTATCTGGCAGCACCATTACCCTTGTCCTTTGTTCAGTCGCTGTGATGGTGTTGTCAAGTGGTCTGGAATTACCCACTCTGGGCACCATGCTGCCTTTTATTATGATGCTTGGGGTGATCATGATCGCGGCTCCCGGTGTTCCCGGCGGGGCCGTGATGGCAGCACTGGGTCTGTTAAGTACCATGCTGGGCTTTGATGAAGCTGCCTTGGGATTGATGATCGCTTTATATATGGCCCAGGACAGCTTTGGTACGGCTTGCAATGTGACGGGTGACGGGGCTTTGGCGCTTGTGGTGGATAAATATTCGCAGTGA
- a CDS encoding pseudouridine synthase yields the protein MRLDKLLSNMGYGSRKEVKKWLKAGVVTVNGHVVQDGKTQVDPETDHVQFQGVTVEYRPYIYLMLHKPQGVISATEDAREMTVLDLIDPEHLTYNLFPVGRLDKDAEGLLLLTNDGKLSHALLSPKRHVPKVYYAEIEGLVTQADVEAFQAGVILDDGYRTLPADLKVIHSGEHSRVELTIVEGKFHQVKRMFKAVGKRVTYLKRIKMGGLALDEGLEPGEYRELTEEEVQLLQG from the coding sequence ATGCGCTTGGACAAGTTGCTGTCTAATATGGGCTATGGCAGCCGCAAAGAGGTAAAAAAATGGTTAAAAGCAGGTGTTGTCACAGTAAACGGCCATGTCGTGCAAGACGGCAAAACACAAGTAGACCCGGAAACTGATCATGTTCAGTTTCAAGGGGTCACGGTGGAATACCGGCCGTATATTTACTTGATGCTGCATAAACCGCAGGGAGTCATCTCTGCTACAGAAGATGCGCGGGAGATGACCGTACTGGATCTTATCGACCCGGAACATCTCACCTATAATCTGTTCCCCGTCGGCCGGCTGGACAAGGATGCGGAGGGGTTGCTGCTTTTGACCAATGACGGCAAATTAAGCCATGCTTTGTTATCTCCGAAGCGTCATGTGCCCAAGGTGTATTATGCGGAAATTGAGGGGCTGGTAACGCAAGCAGACGTTGAAGCCTTTCAAGCGGGGGTCATCCTGGACGACGGTTACCGCACGCTGCCGGCTGATTTAAAAGTGATCCACAGTGGTGAGCACTCCAGGGTAGAGCTGACCATTGTGGAGGGAAAGTTTCACCAGGTGAAGCGCATGTTTAAGGCCGTCGGCAAAAGGGTGACCTATCTGAAACGAATCAAGATGGGCGGTTTGGCCTTAGATGAAGGATTGGAACCAGGCGAGTACCGGGAATTAACCGAGGAGGAAGTTCAGCTTTTACAGGGGTGA
- a CDS encoding ferredoxin, translating to MPKYTIVDKETCIACGACGAAAPDIFDYDDEGLAENILDENTGTVEIPDVLLEDLEDAFEGCPTDSIKVAEEPFDGDPNKFE from the coding sequence ATGCCAAAATATACGATTGTAGACAAAGAAACTTGCATTGCTTGCGGAGCCTGTGGAGCTGCTGCGCCAGACATCTTTGATTATGACGATGAGGGGTTGGCAGAAAACATTCTTGATGAGAACACAGGGACTGTCGAAATTCCAGACGTATTGTTAGAAGATCTGGAAGACGCTTTTGAAGGCTGCCCGACAGACTCCATTAAGGTTGCTGAAGAACCGTTTGACGGTGATCCAAACAAATTCGAGTAA